From Pseudomonas sp. StFLB209, a single genomic window includes:
- a CDS encoding YihY/virulence factor BrkB family protein, translated as MIFSHLRGLPMGKVLVRTVTEFINDEMSTYASALAYQALFSLFPFLLFLISLIGFLHLPDFFSWLRLQSELVLPPQALEQVNPVIDQLQQSKGGLLSVGIVIALWTASAGVRLMMSAMNAAYDVIEGRPIWKRLPLSVFYTIGIAMMLLAAAALMVTGPQVMNWFAAHLGIEDFIVTVWTILRWPLIIILMMVAVAVIYYVMPDVKQEFRFITPGSVLAVVVWIIASLGFSFYLKTFADYNAMYGSIGAIIVLLLYFYISAAVLLLGAEMNAVIEHMSQEGKDSGEKEPGDGGVEASGADEPGVGGAHTREPARQA; from the coding sequence ATGATTTTTTCCCACCTGCGTGGTTTGCCGATGGGTAAGGTGCTGGTTCGCACCGTGACCGAATTCATCAACGACGAAATGTCGACCTACGCTTCGGCGCTCGCCTATCAGGCCTTGTTTTCGCTGTTCCCCTTCCTGTTGTTCCTGATCTCGCTGATCGGTTTCCTTCACCTGCCGGACTTCTTCTCCTGGCTGCGCCTGCAGTCGGAACTGGTATTGCCGCCCCAGGCGCTGGAGCAGGTCAACCCGGTGATCGACCAGTTGCAGCAATCCAAAGGCGGGTTGTTGTCGGTGGGTATCGTCATCGCGCTGTGGACCGCGTCAGCGGGTGTGCGCTTGATGATGAGCGCCATGAACGCCGCCTATGACGTGATTGAAGGCCGGCCGATCTGGAAGCGCCTGCCATTGTCGGTGTTCTACACCATCGGCATCGCGATGATGCTGCTGGCCGCTGCCGCATTGATGGTGACCGGGCCGCAGGTCATGAACTGGTTTGCCGCGCACCTGGGTATCGAAGACTTCATTGTCACGGTGTGGACCATCTTGCGCTGGCCACTGATCATCATCCTGATGATGGTCGCCGTTGCGGTGATCTACTACGTGATGCCGGATGTGAAGCAAGAGTTTCGCTTTATCACCCCAGGCTCGGTCTTGGCGGTGGTGGTATGGATCATCGCCTCGCTGGGTTTCAGTTTTTATCTGAAAACCTTTGCTGATTACAACGCCATGTACGGCAGTATCGGGGCGATCATCGTCCTGCTCCTGTACTTCTATATCTCGGCCGCCGTGCTATTGCTTGGGGCGGAAATGAATGCGGTGATCGAGCATATGTCTCAGGAAGGCAAGGACAGCGGCGAAAAAGAGCCGGGTGATGGCGGCGTCGAAGCCAGCGGGGCTGACGAGCCGGGCGTCGGTGGGGCGCATACCCGGGAGCCGGCGCGCCAGGCATGA
- a CDS encoding DeoR family transcriptional regulator encodes MTRIFDARGNRYAVTNPDQLRRLGVAIPDDAADAARLRSHWAAAAIAAVCAWPEGTAPPGAKAHCSDGLLIGPFSDQAPFDVLIVNTDATLAERSGNGLTIFAQALTESGLATLQPFTLRVHHDAGSAPLETAIEPATLDGIRGFWLDLGMPQFGPQAVAALETAVQASRFNDRPVNRVPPLAAVNPAWAHSVFVRVGNPHCVTLLADAAQLPTFAALHEPALNQPLTRIAFAAGELGAGEPCPAGVNLQWACLSEPGQLEARVFERGEGPTASSGTSASAVACAAWAAGLVQGGAVHVRMPGGTAPLKLDEQDGVLRGVALFGVATRVI; translated from the coding sequence ATGACAAGAATCTTTGACGCCCGCGGTAACCGTTATGCCGTGACCAACCCCGATCAGCTACGCCGCCTGGGTGTAGCAATCCCCGATGACGCCGCCGACGCCGCGCGGCTGCGCTCGCACTGGGCTGCAGCCGCCATTGCTGCGGTGTGTGCCTGGCCCGAAGGAACGGCGCCACCCGGCGCCAAGGCGCACTGCAGCGACGGCTTGCTGATCGGTCCGTTTAGCGACCAGGCCCCCTTTGATGTATTGATCGTCAATACCGACGCCACCCTGGCCGAACGCAGCGGCAACGGTCTGACCATCTTTGCCCAGGCACTGACCGAGAGCGGCCTGGCAACGCTGCAGCCATTTACCTTGCGCGTGCATCATGACGCTGGGTCAGCGCCGCTGGAAACCGCCATTGAACCCGCCACCCTGGATGGCATCCGGGGCTTCTGGCTGGACCTTGGTATGCCGCAGTTCGGACCACAGGCGGTGGCCGCGCTCGAGACTGCCGTGCAAGCCAGCCGCTTCAATGATCGCCCGGTCAACCGGGTGCCGCCTCTGGCCGCCGTCAATCCTGCGTGGGCGCACAGCGTGTTCGTGCGGGTCGGCAATCCACATTGCGTCACCCTGTTGGCTGATGCCGCTCAACTGCCGACGTTTGCTGCACTGCATGAGCCAGCGCTGAACCAACCGTTGACCCGGATCGCCTTTGCCGCCGGCGAGTTGGGTGCCGGTGAGCCCTGCCCGGCCGGGGTCAACCTGCAATGGGCCTGCCTGAGCGAACCGGGACAATTGGAAGCACGAGTGTTCGAGCGCGGCGAAGGCCCCACGGCATCTTCCGGCACCAGCGCCAGCGCCGTGGCCTGCGCGGCCTGGGCTGCCGGGCTGGTACAAGGCGGCGCCGTGCACGTCAGGATGCCAGGCGGCACCGCGCCGCTTAAGCTGGATGAACAAGACGGCGTGCTGCGGGGTGTGGCCTTGTTCGGCGTGGCGACCAGAGTGATCTGA
- a CDS encoding transaldolase family protein, whose product MIGPVHRTLYEHALHEGAGLLFETWKASRAVRGWMVVEIEPSEIYSVASMLRRARELANLMPNIMVSVPLSEEGCEVIEELVASGHAINASLCFSVAQVQAGLAAINRGRQRAMIQGVNLERTRHLISVLPAGVMEHPEFIAQAAMVGIELSSQEQRWAEVALYQALQAALRGQGESTRLMVCGFGSFSQWAPVACQAEPVKRGGLLHSVGEQQLESLIAHCGAVATARHDPDAPVPAEVMERLLKIPGFCQVWGRDTLASACFARHPVYLQAVGKSVRAYTRLLGFARQLNPPLLADVHYPDRAVDVHNC is encoded by the coding sequence ATGATCGGACCTGTCCACCGCACCCTTTATGAGCACGCTTTGCATGAAGGTGCCGGACTGTTGTTCGAAACCTGGAAAGCCAGCCGCGCTGTCCGCGGCTGGATGGTGGTCGAGATTGAGCCAAGCGAAATTTACAGTGTTGCGAGCATGCTCAGACGAGCCCGGGAACTGGCCAACCTGATGCCCAACATCATGGTCAGCGTGCCACTGAGTGAAGAGGGCTGTGAGGTCATAGAAGAACTGGTCGCGAGCGGGCATGCGATCAACGCCAGCCTGTGCTTCAGCGTGGCTCAGGTGCAGGCCGGGCTGGCAGCGATCAACCGCGGTCGGCAACGCGCGATGATCCAGGGGGTCAACCTGGAGCGCACCCGTCACCTGATCAGCGTGCTGCCTGCCGGTGTGATGGAACACCCTGAATTTATCGCCCAGGCGGCCATGGTGGGCATTGAGTTATCGTCCCAGGAGCAGCGCTGGGCTGAAGTGGCCCTGTATCAGGCTTTGCAGGCGGCGCTGCGCGGCCAGGGCGAGTCCACCCGGCTGATGGTGTGCGGTTTCGGTTCTTTCTCGCAATGGGCTCCGGTGGCTTGTCAAGCCGAACCGGTTAAACGAGGCGGTCTGTTACACAGTGTCGGCGAACAGCAACTCGAAAGCCTGATTGCCCATTGTGGTGCGGTCGCGACTGCCCGCCATGATCCGGATGCGCCAGTGCCCGCCGAGGTCATGGAGCGCTTGCTGAAGATTCCCGGTTTTTGTCAGGTCTGGGGCCGCGACACCCTCGCAAGCGCCTGTTTTGCCCGTCATCCGGTCTATCTGCAGGCGGTCGGCAAAAGTGTGCGGGCCTACACCCGGTTACTGGGGTTTGCGCGGCAGCTGAATCCGCCGCTGTTGGCTGACGTTCATTATCCGGACAGAGCTGTCGATGTGCATAACTGTTAG
- a CDS encoding ATP-binding protein, with product MSHPDRSVFERLLSNCASEPIQFPGAIQPHGVLLTLTEPDLVLLQVSANIESLLGQRPEQVLGQPLACLLGEAQATLIAQARSAQSFSDAPRLLLTCNGREFEALLHRHDGVLVLELECRDNNVLVANDKALTGNLGRILRNLQAAPTLQALYEACVREIQKLTGYDRVLVYRFEEQGHGQVIAEASSPDMELYNGLFFPASDIPEQARELYRRNWLRIIPDADYQAVELLPRLRPDTGQPLDMSFATLRSVSPIHCEYMRNMGVLSSMSVSLLKGDKLWGLITCGHRTPLYVPHELRIACQTLGQVLSLQISAMEALEVNRQRDAKLQTLALLNESMVAAQDDVFDGLAAQPELLMQLVDASGVAILEGNQLHCFGNCPTPEQIRLLHAWLMKRNEPVFSSHHLSSVYPPAEAYQKSASGVLAMSLPKPIDNGVLWFRQEVKESIPWSGNPEKPLDMVDSEAGLRLRPRTSFEIWKVEMTGIASRWSHGDLFAANDLRRSALEDDLARQVRREQQAVRARDDLVAVVSHDLRNPMTVISMLCGMMQKSFSSDGPHTSRRISSAIDTMQQAASRMNVLLEDLLDTSKIEAGRYTIAPRSLEVSQIFDEAYTLLAPLALDKGIDLVFSPGEQLRVHADPERLFQVLSNLIGNAIKFTPMQGQISVSAQADGERVLFCVRDCGEGIAPEQLPFIFDRYWTLKDNNPTGTGLGLYISQGIVKAHGGTLSAESELGQGSVFRFSIPVAV from the coding sequence ATGAGTCATCCCGACCGCAGTGTCTTTGAACGCTTGCTGAGCAACTGCGCCAGCGAACCCATCCAGTTCCCCGGCGCGATTCAGCCGCATGGCGTGCTGCTGACCCTGACTGAGCCGGACCTTGTGTTGTTGCAGGTCAGCGCGAATATCGAGTCGCTGCTCGGTCAGCGCCCCGAGCAGGTGCTGGGCCAGCCCTTGGCCTGCCTATTGGGTGAGGCCCAGGCGACATTGATTGCCCAGGCCCGCAGTGCACAGAGTTTCAGCGATGCACCGCGCCTGTTATTGACCTGCAACGGTCGGGAATTCGAAGCGTTGCTGCACCGTCACGATGGCGTGCTGGTACTTGAACTGGAATGCCGGGATAACAACGTACTGGTTGCCAACGACAAGGCCCTGACCGGTAATCTGGGGCGCATTCTACGTAATCTGCAGGCGGCGCCGACTTTGCAGGCGTTGTATGAAGCCTGCGTGCGCGAAATCCAGAAACTCACCGGTTACGATCGGGTGCTGGTCTACCGGTTCGAGGAACAAGGCCATGGCCAGGTCATCGCCGAGGCATCCTCACCGGACATGGAACTGTACAACGGCCTGTTTTTCCCGGCCTCGGACATTCCCGAGCAGGCTCGCGAGCTGTATCGGCGCAATTGGTTGCGGATCATCCCCGATGCCGACTACCAGGCGGTCGAACTGCTGCCGCGTCTGCGCCCCGACACCGGCCAGCCGCTGGACATGAGTTTTGCCACGCTGCGCAGCGTCTCGCCGATTCATTGCGAATACATGCGCAATATGGGGGTGCTGTCGTCCATGAGTGTGTCGCTGCTCAAGGGCGACAAACTCTGGGGCTTGATCACCTGTGGTCATCGCACACCGCTTTACGTGCCCCATGAGCTGCGCATCGCCTGCCAGACTCTGGGCCAAGTGCTGTCGTTGCAGATCAGCGCCATGGAAGCGCTGGAGGTCAATCGTCAGCGTGACGCCAAGTTGCAGACCCTTGCCTTGCTCAACGAGTCCATGGTGGCGGCGCAGGACGATGTGTTCGACGGCCTGGCGGCGCAGCCTGAGTTACTGATGCAACTGGTCGATGCCAGCGGGGTGGCGATCCTTGAGGGCAATCAGTTGCACTGCTTTGGCAACTGCCCCACGCCTGAGCAGATCCGCCTGCTGCACGCCTGGTTGATGAAGCGTAACGAGCCGGTATTTTCCAGCCATCACCTGTCCAGCGTCTATCCGCCGGCCGAGGCTTATCAGAAGTCGGCCAGCGGTGTTCTGGCCATGAGCCTGCCCAAGCCGATCGACAACGGCGTGCTGTGGTTTCGCCAGGAGGTCAAGGAAAGCATCCCATGGAGTGGTAACCCTGAGAAACCGCTGGACATGGTCGACTCCGAAGCGGGCCTGCGCCTGCGACCGCGCACCTCGTTCGAGATCTGGAAAGTGGAGATGACGGGCATTGCCAGCCGCTGGAGTCATGGTGACCTGTTTGCCGCCAATGACCTGCGCCGCTCGGCACTGGAAGACGATCTGGCCCGTCAGGTGCGCCGTGAACAGCAGGCGGTGCGCGCCAGAGACGACCTGGTCGCTGTGGTGTCGCATGACCTGCGCAACCCGATGACCGTGATTTCGATGCTTTGCGGCATGATGCAAAAGTCATTCAGCTCGGATGGCCCGCATACCTCGCGGCGTATTTCGTCGGCGATCGATACCATGCAACAGGCCGCCAGCCGCATGAACGTGCTGCTCGAAGATTTGCTCGACACGTCCAAGATCGAAGCCGGGCGCTACACCATCGCGCCCAGGTCCCTGGAGGTCTCCCAGATCTTCGACGAGGCTTACACCCTGCTGGCGCCTCTGGCGCTGGACAAGGGCATTGACCTGGTGTTCAGCCCCGGCGAGCAGCTCAGGGTCCATGCCGATCCCGAGCGGCTGTTTCAGGTGCTGTCCAACCTGATCGGCAACGCCATCAAATTCACCCCGATGCAGGGGCAGATCAGCGTCAGCGCCCAAGCCGATGGCGAGCGCGTACTGTTTTGCGTACGTGACTGCGGCGAGGGAATTGCACCTGAGCAACTGCCGTTCATCTTCGACCGCTACTGGACCCTCAAAGACAACAACCCCACCGGCACCGGGCTTGGGTTATACATCTCCCAAGGCATCGTCAAAGCCCACGGCGGCACACTGAGCGCCGAAAGCGAATTAGGCCAGGGCAGTGTGTTTCGCTTCAGCATCCCGGTAGCGGTGTAG
- the def gene encoding peptide deformylase: protein MIREILKMGDPRLLRVAPPVPESLIGTPELQTLIDDMFDTMQSVGGVGLAAPQIGVDLQLVIFGFERSARYPDAEAVPRTILLNPVITPLDDALEGGWEGCLSVPGLRGVVERHRHIRYEGVDPQGVPIQRIAEGFHARVVQHECDHLIGRLYPSRVTDFRQFGFTEVLFPDLDPNADD, encoded by the coding sequence ATGATTCGCGAGATTTTGAAAATGGGTGACCCGCGCTTGCTGCGGGTCGCCCCGCCGGTGCCGGAAAGCCTGATTGGCACCCCAGAGTTGCAAACCCTGATCGATGACATGTTCGACACCATGCAAAGCGTCGGTGGCGTTGGCCTGGCTGCGCCGCAGATCGGTGTCGATCTGCAACTGGTGATTTTCGGTTTCGAGCGCAGCGCCCGCTACCCTGATGCCGAGGCCGTGCCGCGCACCATCTTGCTCAACCCGGTGATCACCCCGCTCGATGATGCACTTGAAGGCGGTTGGGAAGGCTGTCTGTCGGTGCCTGGCTTACGCGGGGTGGTCGAGCGTCATCGGCATATCCGCTATGAGGGCGTTGACCCGCAAGGTGTACCGATCCAGCGTATCGCCGAGGGTTTTCATGCCCGGGTGGTGCAGCACGAGTGCGATCACCTGATCGGCCGTCTGTACCCTTCGCGAGTGACTGATTTTCGTCAGTTCGGGTTTACCGAAGTGCTATTTCCAGACCTCGATCCCAACGCTGATGACTGA
- a CDS encoding GNAT family N-acetyltransferase, which yields MPLTTERLQLRGFVGADLAELAALLADPQVMRYSVRGVMSRSASAEFLEHCRVSLAEEGFAPLAVIEQRSARLVGFCGLCKERFEEAEEVMLGYRLSPAFWNQGMASEAVKVVLAHGFGTLAVSSVVAVVEPQNQASIQVLHKAGFQDYLHARYFGMGVRLYRMTRERWQALLITAC from the coding sequence ATGCCCCTCACAACGGAGCGCCTGCAACTGCGCGGTTTTGTCGGGGCTGACCTGGCTGAGCTGGCCGCGTTACTGGCTGATCCACAGGTGATGCGCTATTCGGTACGCGGGGTCATGAGCCGCTCAGCCAGTGCCGAGTTCCTCGAGCATTGCCGTGTCAGCCTGGCAGAAGAAGGCTTTGCGCCGCTGGCGGTGATTGAACAACGTAGCGCCCGGCTGGTCGGATTCTGCGGTTTGTGTAAAGAGCGCTTCGAAGAGGCAGAGGAGGTCATGCTCGGTTATCGGCTCAGCCCGGCGTTCTGGAATCAGGGCATGGCCAGCGAGGCGGTAAAGGTCGTGTTGGCCCATGGTTTCGGTACTCTGGCGGTGAGCTCGGTGGTGGCGGTAGTGGAGCCGCAAAACCAGGCATCGATACAGGTGCTGCACAAGGCCGGGTTTCAGGATTACCTGCATGCCCGTTACTTTGGCATGGGGGTTCGCCTTTACCGGATGACCCGTGAGCGCTGGCAGGCGTTGCTGATAACGGCATGTTGA
- a CDS encoding PAS domain-containing sensor histidine kinase: MPPESLPDAQTLFDNAPCGLLLTCGNGEIERVNQTFCRWVGREQQALLGQRFQSLLTMGGKIFHQTHWFPLLQMQGSVAEVKLDLLHTDGRQIPMMLNAVRREHDGVFHHELALFVAEERNQYERELLAARQMAEELLQQQLMAQKELTSAQNRLRLAHAEAQIRANFAEQLVGIVSHDLRNPLTAIKMAADLLQRGNFDQRQLRVMGHISHSVDRASRLIGDLLDFTQARVGQGLAVSLQAIDLHAVVARCVEDLRLAFPGRRLVHVREGEGLCNADADRLFQVVSNLVGNAVSYGDPQGEIRVISAFGGKGGSLAVHNSGQVIPAEQLEELFEPLVRGAASDDSRSVGLGLFIVREIMRAHLGDVLAQSSPEHGTTFTARFPRAF, from the coding sequence ATGCCGCCTGAGTCACTGCCTGACGCGCAAACCCTGTTCGACAATGCCCCCTGCGGTTTGCTGTTGACCTGCGGCAATGGCGAAATCGAGCGCGTCAACCAGACCTTCTGTCGCTGGGTCGGGCGCGAGCAGCAGGCGCTGCTCGGTCAGCGCTTTCAGAGCCTGCTGACCATGGGCGGCAAGATCTTTCACCAGACTCACTGGTTTCCGCTGCTGCAGATGCAGGGGTCGGTGGCCGAGGTCAAGCTCGACCTGTTGCACACCGATGGCCGTCAGATACCGATGATGCTCAACGCCGTGCGTCGCGAGCATGATGGCGTGTTCCATCACGAACTGGCGTTGTTCGTGGCAGAAGAACGCAATCAGTATGAGCGCGAGCTGCTCGCGGCCCGGCAGATGGCCGAAGAGTTGTTGCAGCAACAGCTCATGGCCCAGAAAGAGTTGACCTCGGCGCAGAACCGTCTACGTCTGGCGCACGCCGAAGCGCAGATCCGCGCCAATTTTGCCGAACAACTGGTCGGTATCGTCAGCCATGACCTGCGCAACCCGTTGACGGCCATCAAGATGGCGGCAGACCTGCTGCAACGCGGCAACTTCGACCAACGCCAGCTTCGGGTCATGGGCCACATATCCCACTCGGTGGACCGTGCCAGCCGCTTGATCGGCGATCTGCTGGACTTCACCCAGGCCAGGGTTGGCCAGGGGCTGGCGGTCAGCCTGCAGGCCATTGATCTGCATGCCGTGGTGGCGCGCTGTGTCGAAGACCTGCGGCTGGCCTTTCCCGGTCGGCGCCTGGTGCATGTGCGCGAAGGCGAGGGGCTTTGCAATGCCGATGCCGACCGGTTGTTTCAGGTGGTCAGTAATCTGGTCGGCAATGCGGTGAGTTATGGTGACCCGCAAGGCGAAATCCGGGTTATCAGCGCATTTGGCGGCAAGGGTGGCAGCCTGGCGGTACATAACAGTGGTCAAGTGATTCCTGCCGAGCAGCTCGAAGAGCTGTTTGAACCATTGGTGCGCGGTGCGGCCAGCGATGACAGCCGCAGTGTAGGGCTGGGGCTGTTTATTGTTCGCGAGATCATGCGCGCCCACCTGGGCGATGTATTGGCGCAGTCCAGCCCGGAGCACGGCACCACCTTTACTGCACGATTTCCCAGAGCCTTTTAA
- a CDS encoding GNAT family N-acetyltransferase, with amino-acid sequence MSDLHIYPLPALARPLLEKFYRSHRSPMRLPAQGQAWVVKEAQIVAALCLTPVRHGHWLTGLFVAASWRGQGLARRLIDQAHSQCSGPLWLFCHPDLQGFYQSLGFVTAVELPAELAERLARYQRSKALVALLRDQSSALGSRSGNSTSVNPN; translated from the coding sequence ATGTCTGACCTGCACATTTACCCGTTACCCGCCCTGGCGCGCCCGTTGCTGGAAAAATTCTACCGCAGCCATCGCTCGCCCATGCGCCTGCCCGCCCAAGGCCAGGCCTGGGTCGTGAAGGAGGCGCAGATTGTTGCGGCGCTGTGCTTGACGCCGGTTCGTCATGGCCACTGGCTGACCGGGCTGTTTGTTGCCGCCTCATGGCGTGGTCAGGGGCTTGCCCGGCGCCTGATCGACCAGGCACACAGCCAATGCAGCGGGCCGCTGTGGCTGTTCTGCCACCCTGACTTGCAGGGCTTTTATCAGTCGTTAGGGTTCGTCACAGCCGTTGAATTGCCGGCCGAGCTGGCTGAGCGGCTGGCTCGCTATCAACGCAGCAAGGCACTGGTCGCCCTGCTGCGTGATCAGTCATCAGCGTTGGGATCGAGGTCTGGAAATAGCACTTCGGTAAACCCGAACTGA
- a CDS encoding biliverdin-producing heme oxygenase, producing the protein MSATPLCQALPSVLAALRAQTGQMHSGLEKRMPFFSARLDLSLYTRLIQAYYGFYQPLEAALLGCAWLPAGLELGERLKVPTLLRDLQALAVDQPHRLALCTRLPAIDSPASVLGVLYVLEGATLGGQVLRREMHARLGLDEHSGAAFLDVYGRDTGRRWKAYLSLLDEQPTDAQFLQAAALAAESTFACFEQWLDCQEILS; encoded by the coding sequence ATGTCGGCAACTCCCCTCTGCCAGGCCTTGCCTTCGGTGCTTGCTGCACTGCGGGCGCAGACCGGCCAGATGCACTCCGGGCTGGAAAAACGCATGCCGTTTTTTTCAGCCCGTCTTGATCTCTCGCTCTATACGCGCCTGATTCAGGCCTATTATGGCTTCTATCAGCCGCTCGAAGCTGCCTTGCTGGGCTGTGCCTGGCTGCCGGCCGGGCTGGAACTGGGCGAGCGCCTGAAAGTCCCGACGCTGCTGCGTGACCTGCAAGCCCTGGCTGTCGACCAGCCGCACAGGCTGGCGCTCTGTACTCGCCTGCCTGCCATTGACAGCCCGGCCAGCGTTCTGGGGGTGCTGTATGTGCTGGAGGGGGCAACCCTGGGAGGCCAAGTACTGCGCCGCGAGATGCATGCGCGCCTGGGGCTGGATGAACACAGTGGCGCGGCGTTTCTTGATGTCTATGGCCGTGACACCGGGCGGCGCTGGAAGGCTTATCTGAGCCTGCTCGACGAGCAACCCACCGATGCGCAATTCTTGCAGGCTGCCGCGCTGGCTGCCGAATCCACCTTTGCCTGTTTCGAGCAATGGCTTGATTGCCAAGAGATCCTTTCATGA
- a CDS encoding CsbD family protein, with amino-acid sequence MSSTSDKVKGMANEAVGNVKQGVGKATNNDKLQAEGKAQEIKGRGEQARGKAKDAIKKGVDKA; translated from the coding sequence ATGAGCAGCACCAGCGATAAAGTCAAAGGCATGGCCAATGAAGCGGTAGGGAACGTTAAACAGGGCGTTGGCAAAGCAACCAACAACGACAAACTCCAGGCCGAGGGCAAAGCCCAGGAAATCAAAGGCCGTGGTGAACAGGCCAGAGGCAAGGCCAAGGACGCGATCAAAAAAGGCGTCGACAAGGCTTGA
- a CDS encoding alpha/beta fold hydrolase — protein MQVQRRNNVRVIGEGPVTLIFGHGFGCDQRMWRFVAPSFSDRYRVVAYDLVGSGGSDLSAYFQHKYERLDGYAQDLLEIIEQFGQGPVVLVGHSVSAMIGVLADRLKPGLVSAHIMVGPSPRYIDDQGYVGGFSRADIDSLLDTLDSNYLGWSSTMAPSIMGAPDQPELGEELASSFCRTHPDIARHFARVTFMSDNREDVQGLTTPALILQCTDDLIAPVEVGDYLHAAMPGSTLRLIENIGHCPHMSAPAACIEAIEQFLKPYGNTPHAA, from the coding sequence ATGCAGGTACAACGGCGCAACAATGTAAGAGTGATCGGCGAGGGCCCCGTTACCCTGATCTTTGGCCATGGGTTTGGCTGCGACCAGCGGATGTGGCGCTTCGTGGCGCCGAGCTTCAGTGACCGCTACCGGGTCGTGGCCTACGATCTGGTGGGCAGCGGTGGTTCGGACCTGTCCGCGTATTTCCAGCATAAGTACGAGCGGCTCGACGGTTATGCCCAGGACCTGCTGGAGATTATCGAGCAGTTTGGCCAGGGGCCGGTGGTGCTGGTCGGTCATTCGGTCAGTGCGATGATCGGTGTGCTTGCCGACCGCCTCAAGCCGGGCTTGGTCAGTGCGCACATCATGGTCGGGCCGTCACCGCGGTATATCGATGATCAAGGCTACGTCGGCGGTTTCAGCCGCGCTGACATCGATTCACTGCTCGACACCCTCGACAGCAACTACCTGGGCTGGTCGAGCACCATGGCGCCGTCGATCATGGGCGCGCCGGACCAGCCGGAGCTGGGCGAGGAACTGGCCAGCAGCTTTTGCCGCACCCACCCCGACATTGCCCGGCATTTCGCCCGGGTGACGTTCATGTCCGACAACCGCGAGGATGTTCAGGGCCTGACCACGCCGGCGTTGATTCTGCAATGCACTGACGACCTGATCGCCCCGGTCGAGGTCGGTGATTACCTGCATGCTGCGATGCCCGGCAGCACCCTGCGGCTGATCGAAAACATTGGCCACTGCCCGCACATGAGTGCGCCGGCGGCCTGCATCGAGGCCATTGAGCAATTTCTCAAGCCCTATGGAAACACCCCGCATGCCGCCTGA
- a CDS encoding nucleoside deaminase, translated as MDPFMQAAIDEARQGLAEGGIPIGSVIVHDGKIIGRGHNRRVQQGSAIKHGEMDALENAGRQPARVYREAVLYTTLSPCAMCSGAILLYGIGKVIVGENQTFMGEEQLLRARGVQVEVLGDSTCEHLMRDFIARHPQLWNEDIGE; from the coding sequence ATGGACCCATTCATGCAGGCAGCCATTGATGAGGCCCGCCAAGGCCTGGCCGAAGGCGGTATACCCATCGGTTCAGTGATTGTTCACGATGGCAAGATTATCGGCCGTGGACATAACCGTCGTGTCCAGCAAGGCAGTGCCATCAAGCATGGCGAAATGGATGCGTTGGAGAACGCCGGCCGGCAGCCGGCCAGGGTCTATCGTGAAGCGGTGCTCTACACCACGCTGTCGCCCTGTGCAATGTGCAGCGGGGCGATTCTGCTGTATGGCATCGGCAAGGTAATCGTCGGCGAAAACCAGACCTTCATGGGTGAAGAGCAACTGCTGCGAGCCCGCGGCGTGCAGGTCGAGGTGCTGGGTGACAGCACTTGCGAACACCTGATGCGCGACTTCATTGCTCGTCATCCGCAACTGTGGAATGAAGATATCGGCGAGTAG